In a single window of the Micrococcaceae bacterium Sec5.7 genome:
- a CDS encoding TraR/DksA C4-type zinc finger protein, with the protein MADYETFRMLLEDERARKLALLPALREDIRSASAARRDSNVDDEHDPEGATIAFELSQASALLEQSRAGLVQVEGALARIADGSYGNCAVCGESIAEGRLEARPWTPYCLVHAKGKA; encoded by the coding sequence ATGGCTGACTACGAAACTTTTCGGATGCTCCTCGAAGACGAACGCGCGCGCAAACTTGCGTTGTTGCCTGCGCTGCGGGAGGACATACGCTCGGCAAGCGCGGCCCGGCGGGATTCAAATGTCGACGACGAACACGATCCGGAAGGTGCCACGATCGCCTTTGAGCTATCCCAGGCCTCAGCATTGCTGGAGCAGAGCAGAGCCGGACTCGTGCAGGTCGAAGGGGCCCTTGCACGGATTGCCGACGGCAGTTATGGAAATTGCGCTGTGTGCGGCGAATCCATTGCGGAGGGGAGGCTGGAGGCGAGGCCCTGGACTCCCTACTGTCTGGTTCATGCAAAAGGCAAAGCATGA
- a CDS encoding M50 family metallopeptidase: MTDLFRGLWEKIISGFGQAGVPEVSVGELALVVLIATVLSIPRATWKYFGLMATVTHELGHAFAALMSGQRLGGIKLRLDHSGTTTSFSRGRLPAVWSGFWGYPVPAVTGAALVWSGFNGWGPAAMSVGTLILLAALVFIRNAIGLLIMLAAAIVAAALVLFVPAELTGHVVIILGLAFLGRC; encoded by the coding sequence ATGACTGACCTGTTCCGGGGGCTGTGGGAAAAGATCATCTCAGGCTTCGGCCAGGCTGGGGTCCCCGAGGTGTCAGTCGGCGAGCTGGCCCTGGTGGTTCTGATCGCCACGGTGCTATCAATCCCGCGGGCGACTTGGAAGTACTTCGGTCTTATGGCCACGGTGACCCATGAGCTCGGTCACGCGTTCGCCGCCCTGATGAGCGGTCAGCGGCTGGGCGGCATCAAGCTCAGGCTGGATCATTCCGGCACCACCACGTCTTTCAGCCGGGGCCGGCTCCCTGCCGTCTGGTCCGGATTCTGGGGTTATCCGGTCCCTGCCGTGACTGGCGCAGCCTTGGTGTGGTCCGGTTTCAATGGCTGGGGTCCTGCCGCCATGTCAGTGGGAACCCTGATTCTGCTTGCAGCCCTCGTGTTCATCAGAAACGCCATCGGGTTGCTGATCATGCTGGCGGCGGCCATTGTTGCCGCCGCGCTGGTTCTGTTTGTTCCGGCGGAACTGACCGGCCACGTGGTGATCATCTTGGGGCTTGCCTTCCTAGGACGCTGCTGA
- a CDS encoding acetyl-CoA C-acetyltransferase: protein MSVNGQSETGPEETAAHQPARQIRKAVVVGGNRIPFARTGGAYTKSSNQDMLTAALDGLIARFGLQEERIGEVAAGAVLKHSRDFNLTREAVLGSALSAETPAYDLQQACATGLETVLGMANKIKLGQIDSAIAGGVDSASDAPIAVSEGLREVLLDLNRAKTLPQRLQILSRLRPKDLAPDAPNTGEPRTGLSMGEHQALTTAQWKITREAQDELACDSHHNLAAAFDAGFFDDLLTPYRGLSKDSNLRADTTMEKLATLKPVFGKNLGAEATMTAGNSTPLTDGAATVLLASEEWADAHDLPKLATVLDGEAASVDFVHGKDGLLMAPAFAVPRLLARNGLTLDDIDFFEIHEAFAGTVLSTLAAWEDEAFGRTRLGLDGAFGSIDRAKLNVNGSSLAAGHPFAATGGRIVASLAKMLHARGQVDGRPARGLISICAAGGQGVAAILESH, encoded by the coding sequence ATGTCCGTAAACGGACAGTCCGAAACCGGACCAGAGGAAACAGCCGCACACCAGCCTGCACGGCAGATTCGCAAGGCAGTGGTGGTGGGTGGCAACAGGATCCCGTTTGCCCGGACCGGAGGGGCATACACCAAGTCTTCGAACCAGGACATGCTTACGGCAGCGCTGGATGGCCTCATCGCCCGTTTCGGGCTTCAGGAGGAGCGGATCGGCGAGGTGGCCGCGGGCGCTGTCCTCAAGCACTCCCGGGACTTCAACCTCACCCGTGAGGCAGTTCTGGGCTCTGCACTCTCTGCGGAAACCCCTGCCTACGACCTGCAGCAGGCGTGCGCCACCGGGCTGGAGACGGTTCTTGGAATGGCCAACAAGATCAAACTGGGCCAGATCGATTCCGCCATCGCCGGGGGCGTCGACTCGGCATCGGACGCCCCCATCGCCGTCAGCGAAGGACTCCGCGAGGTGCTCCTGGACCTGAACCGGGCCAAAACACTCCCGCAGCGCCTGCAGATCCTCAGCCGGCTTCGGCCGAAGGACCTTGCGCCGGATGCCCCCAACACGGGTGAGCCACGCACCGGGCTGTCCATGGGGGAGCATCAGGCACTCACCACTGCCCAGTGGAAGATCACCCGCGAGGCTCAGGACGAACTGGCCTGCGACAGCCACCACAACCTGGCAGCCGCCTTCGACGCGGGTTTCTTTGATGACCTCCTGACCCCATACCGCGGCCTCAGCAAGGACTCCAACCTCCGTGCCGACACCACTATGGAAAAACTGGCCACACTCAAGCCTGTCTTCGGCAAGAACCTCGGCGCAGAGGCCACTATGACGGCCGGCAACTCTACTCCGCTCACCGACGGCGCTGCCACCGTGCTGCTGGCCTCCGAAGAGTGGGCGGATGCCCATGATCTTCCCAAACTGGCCACCGTGTTGGACGGTGAAGCGGCGTCGGTGGACTTCGTCCACGGCAAGGACGGACTGCTGATGGCACCGGCCTTCGCGGTGCCGCGCCTGTTGGCCCGAAACGGCCTGACCCTCGACGACATCGACTTCTTCGAAATCCACGAAGCCTTCGCAGGCACCGTGCTGAGCACCCTGGCCGCCTGGGAAGACGAGGCGTTCGGCCGCACCCGTCTGGGCCTGGACGGGGCTTTTGGCAGCATTGACCGTGCCAAGCTGAACGTCAATGGCTCGTCCCTGGCGGCGGGACACCCTTTTGCGGCCACCGGCGGCCGCATCGTGGCCTCGCTGGCCAAAATGCTTCATGCCAGGGGCCAGGTTGATGGACGCCCGGCACGCGGCCTCATCTCCATCTGCGCCGCCGGCGGCCAGGGCGTCGCCGCAATTCTCGAATCACACTAG
- a CDS encoding GatB/YqeY domain-containing protein: MTTLKERLHADVVIHMKDRNKVALTTVRNVLGEIETREKSGRTPVELNDAQVTALLQKEAAKRRDTAGIYTKAGETDRAVSEIAEAQIIEAYLPKPLTEAEVETIVDEAIADLRADGQELTMRQLGAVMKPVTAKVAGRFHGKAVSEIVRNRLT, encoded by the coding sequence ATGACTACCCTGAAGGAACGCCTGCACGCTGACGTCGTCATCCACATGAAGGACCGCAACAAGGTCGCACTCACCACGGTGCGTAATGTGCTGGGCGAGATTGAAACCCGCGAGAAGTCCGGCAGGACGCCGGTTGAGCTGAACGACGCACAAGTGACGGCCCTGCTGCAGAAGGAAGCCGCCAAACGCCGCGACACCGCCGGCATCTACACCAAGGCCGGAGAGACAGACCGTGCCGTGTCGGAAATTGCCGAAGCACAGATCATCGAGGCATACCTGCCGAAGCCGCTGACTGAGGCTGAGGTTGAGACCATCGTCGACGAGGCCATTGCGGACCTGAGGGCCGACGGCCAGGAACTCACGATGCGGCAGTTGGGCGCAGTGATGAAGCCTGTCACCGCCAAGGTCGCCGGCCGCTTCCACGGCAAGGCTGTCAGCGAGATCGTCCGCAACCGCCTCACTTAG
- a CDS encoding TetR/AcrR family transcriptional regulator, giving the protein MNILHPELSAASGAAAVDGRAARWQSHREERRRELIKSARRAVHALGSDASMEDIAAAAGTSKSVFYRYFGDKAGLQQAVGEVVLSQMQRRIRDAAQSAQTPREGLLAMVSAYLQMAETSPNVYTFVTRHSPGDPDGGQGVIATAGALGHFFESIGDMIARPMRAHLGQGTGKEAVIGYWPTAAIGLVRNAGEQWLGSPAAPTKPNQETMARQITDWLCVGIAPELDTGAAPTESDGFSPEQPSAEKPSPEKQLVRTKEGNRHD; this is encoded by the coding sequence GTGAACATCCTCCATCCAGAACTTTCGGCGGCCTCCGGTGCTGCCGCCGTTGACGGCCGCGCCGCCCGCTGGCAGTCCCACCGTGAGGAACGACGCCGTGAACTCATCAAGTCGGCACGCCGGGCAGTACACGCGCTCGGCAGCGACGCGTCCATGGAAGACATAGCCGCGGCGGCAGGGACATCGAAGTCTGTTTTCTACCGTTACTTCGGCGACAAAGCCGGCCTCCAGCAGGCGGTGGGCGAAGTGGTCCTCAGCCAGATGCAGCGGCGCATCCGTGATGCGGCTCAGAGTGCCCAGACTCCGCGCGAAGGACTGCTGGCCATGGTGTCCGCCTACCTCCAGATGGCGGAGACCAGCCCCAACGTCTACACCTTTGTCACACGCCATTCCCCCGGCGATCCGGACGGTGGCCAGGGTGTCATTGCCACGGCAGGCGCCCTGGGGCACTTCTTCGAATCAATCGGGGACATGATCGCCCGTCCCATGCGCGCCCACCTCGGTCAGGGCACCGGCAAGGAAGCGGTGATCGGCTACTGGCCCACCGCCGCAATCGGTCTGGTGCGCAACGCCGGGGAACAGTGGCTGGGGAGCCCCGCCGCACCCACGAAGCCGAACCAGGAGACCATGGCGCGGCAGATAACCGACTGGCTGTGTGTGGGCATCGCCCCGGAGCTGGACACCGGGGCGGCCCCCACCGAATCGGATGGTTTTTCGCCGGAACAACCTTCGGCAGAGAAACCCTCGCCAGAGAAACAACTTGTCAGAACCAAAGAAGGAAATCGACATGACTGA
- a CDS encoding VOC family protein: MITATMVVATIPVTDLDRAKKFYGDTVGLTFLWETPVAVRYRCGSVSEISVFKRPPIATEHTLAHFEVDDIEAVVQDLAARGVEFLDYAEGPLATTGHIAQLGPARAAWFRDPDGNTLGLRQG; this comes from the coding sequence ATGATCACTGCAACGATGGTCGTGGCGACGATTCCGGTCACGGACCTGGATCGCGCGAAAAAGTTCTACGGCGACACCGTCGGCCTGACGTTCCTGTGGGAGACCCCAGTCGCCGTCCGGTACCGCTGCGGGTCCGTCAGCGAGATCTCCGTCTTCAAGCGCCCGCCCATCGCGACCGAGCACACCCTTGCCCACTTCGAGGTGGATGACATCGAGGCCGTGGTCCAGGACTTGGCCGCCAGGGGCGTCGAGTTCCTCGACTACGCCGAAGGTCCCCTCGCCACCACGGGCCACATCGCTCAGCTCGGTCCCGCGCGCGCCGCGTGGTTCCGCGATCCCGACGGCAACACCCTCGGGCTCCGACAGGGTTAG
- a CDS encoding 3-oxoacyl-ACP reductase: MTDKYTHFVSGGFGRDIARKLGLPQPVVLRRHKPGQPLITGPILIQGSTDGADRLAATLLSWDLDVRRHAVPKERLGAIILVLDELASPEDLEKPVLSAASSLRDLASNARVVTISHESGAAGTPAAAAARQGVDGLLRSLAKELRSGATGNGIVLAEDVITTSPSVLGALRFFLSGRSAFVDGQFLTVTSAEGKLPDDVEKPLAGKVAVVTGAARGIGAAIARTLYRDGATLIVVDIPGAGDHLAEVANEVRGTALQLDISREDAGRRIIDHAVERHGRLDIVIHNAGITRDRLLANMDQGRWSSVIAVNIAAQLRINNALLASEHFRDAPRIVSVASTSGIAGNRGQTNYAASKSGVMGMVRATAPLLAAHGGSINAVAPGFIETEMTARIPFATREIARRLNSLQQGGQPGDVAEAIAFLASDAAGGISGEVLRVCGQNLVGA, from the coding sequence ATGACAGACAAATACACCCACTTTGTGAGCGGGGGCTTTGGCAGGGACATCGCCAGAAAACTGGGACTTCCGCAGCCCGTCGTGCTTCGCCGCCACAAGCCAGGGCAGCCGCTCATCACCGGCCCCATCCTGATCCAGGGCTCCACCGACGGCGCAGACAGGCTCGCAGCAACGCTCCTGTCCTGGGATCTCGATGTACGCCGCCACGCAGTACCCAAGGAAAGACTCGGCGCCATCATCCTGGTCCTGGACGAGCTGGCCAGCCCCGAGGACCTGGAAAAGCCTGTCCTGTCTGCTGCATCGTCACTGCGGGACCTCGCCTCCAATGCGAGAGTGGTCACTATTTCACATGAGTCAGGCGCCGCCGGCACACCGGCGGCTGCGGCTGCACGTCAGGGGGTGGATGGCCTGCTGCGCTCGCTGGCGAAGGAGCTCCGTTCCGGCGCCACGGGGAACGGGATTGTCCTGGCTGAGGATGTGATCACCACGAGTCCCAGTGTTTTGGGCGCGCTGAGGTTCTTCCTGTCCGGCCGTTCCGCTTTTGTCGATGGCCAGTTCCTTACCGTAACCTCGGCCGAAGGAAAGCTGCCCGACGACGTCGAGAAGCCCCTCGCCGGCAAAGTCGCCGTTGTTACGGGTGCCGCACGTGGGATCGGTGCCGCGATCGCGCGGACTCTATACCGCGACGGTGCCACACTGATCGTCGTCGACATTCCCGGGGCAGGGGACCACCTCGCCGAGGTCGCCAACGAAGTCCGGGGAACCGCACTTCAGCTGGACATCAGCAGGGAAGATGCGGGCCGGCGGATCATCGACCACGCAGTTGAAAGACACGGCCGCCTGGACATCGTCATTCACAACGCCGGGATTACGCGGGACAGGCTTCTCGCCAACATGGACCAGGGCCGGTGGAGCTCGGTGATCGCTGTTAACATTGCCGCGCAGCTCCGGATCAACAACGCGCTGCTGGCATCGGAGCACTTCCGGGACGCACCCCGCATTGTGTCGGTTGCGTCCACTAGCGGCATCGCCGGCAACCGCGGGCAGACCAATTATGCCGCCTCCAAGAGCGGCGTGATGGGCATGGTCCGCGCCACGGCGCCGCTGCTGGCAGCCCACGGAGGCTCCATCAACGCAGTGGCGCCGGGTTTCATCGAAACAGAGATGACGGCCCGGATTCCCTTCGCCACCCGCGAAATTGCCCGCAGGCTCAACTCGCTGCAACAGGGCGGGCAGCCCGGGGATGTGGCCGAAGCCATCGCCTTCCTGGCCAGCGACGCCGCCGGAGGCATCTCCGGCGAGGTGCTGCGGGTCTGCGGACAGAACCTGGTCGGGGCATGA
- a CDS encoding M20/M25/M40 family metallo-hydrolase → MSDIRPEDEVVRICQELIRIDTSNFGDGSGPGERAAAEYTAGLIAEVGLDAEIFESGPGRASVVTRLAGEDPSASALVVHGHLDVVPALKEQWSVDPFGAELKDGLIWGRGAVDMKDMDAMILSVMRNFARTGRKPKRDIIFAFFADEEAGGTHGSQYAVKNRQDIFEGATEAISEVGGFSATIGGQRTYLLQTAEKGISWLRLVAHGRAGHGSQINTDNAVTRLAGAVTRIGEYKWPIELTPTTRQFLDGVTELTGVEFDPDDPEKILKELGTVARFVGATLQNTANPTLLKGGYKHNVIPESAEALVDCRTLPGQQDQVLEIVRELAGAGVDVSYVHQDVSLEVPFAGNLVDSMIDALHSEDPGARVLPYTLSGGTDNKALSKLGITGYGFAPLLLPDDLDFTGMFHGVDERVPADSLKFGARVLNTLLTNY, encoded by the coding sequence ATGTCTGACATCCGGCCCGAGGATGAAGTTGTCCGGATCTGCCAGGAGCTCATCCGGATTGATACGTCCAACTTCGGAGACGGCTCAGGTCCCGGCGAGCGGGCTGCCGCGGAGTACACGGCGGGACTGATTGCTGAGGTGGGGCTGGACGCTGAAATTTTCGAGTCCGGACCAGGCCGCGCCAGCGTCGTTACCAGGCTCGCAGGTGAGGATCCTTCGGCCAGTGCCCTGGTGGTCCACGGACACCTGGATGTTGTCCCGGCGCTGAAGGAACAATGGTCTGTGGATCCCTTCGGTGCAGAGCTGAAGGATGGCCTGATCTGGGGCCGCGGTGCTGTGGACATGAAGGACATGGACGCAATGATCCTGTCTGTTATGCGCAATTTTGCCCGTACCGGACGCAAGCCCAAGCGGGACATTATTTTTGCCTTTTTCGCTGACGAGGAGGCCGGCGGCACCCACGGTTCCCAGTACGCGGTGAAGAACCGGCAGGATATTTTCGAGGGCGCCACCGAGGCAATTTCGGAGGTGGGCGGATTTTCGGCCACTATTGGCGGACAACGGACCTACCTGCTGCAGACGGCGGAAAAGGGCATCTCCTGGCTCCGGCTGGTCGCCCATGGCCGGGCCGGCCATGGCTCGCAGATCAACACGGACAACGCAGTAACGCGGCTGGCCGGCGCCGTAACCCGGATCGGCGAATACAAATGGCCAATTGAACTGACGCCCACCACACGGCAGTTCCTGGACGGCGTCACAGAGCTGACAGGCGTTGAGTTCGATCCCGATGACCCGGAGAAGATCCTGAAGGAGCTGGGCACGGTAGCCCGTTTTGTCGGCGCCACGCTCCAGAACACCGCTAATCCCACTCTGCTCAAGGGCGGCTACAAGCACAATGTCATCCCCGAGTCGGCCGAGGCACTGGTGGATTGCCGGACTCTTCCAGGTCAGCAGGACCAGGTGCTGGAAATCGTCCGCGAACTTGCGGGCGCCGGTGTGGACGTCAGCTACGTCCACCAGGACGTCTCCCTGGAGGTTCCGTTCGCGGGCAATTTGGTGGACTCCATGATTGATGCGCTCCACTCGGAGGATCCGGGCGCCCGGGTGCTTCCTTATACGCTGTCCGGCGGAACCGACAACAAAGCCCTCAGCAAGCTCGGGATCACCGGTTACGGCTTTGCGCCGCTGCTTCTGCCGGACGACCTCGACTTCACGGGCATGTTCCATGGCGTGGACGAGCGGGTCCCCGCGGATTCCCTCAAATTCGGTGCCAGGGTGCTCAATACCCTGCTTACCAACTACTGA
- a CDS encoding MaoC/PaaZ C-terminal domain-containing protein, whose product MTGVPPVILGEMPSLSKLYVNAAAAAARRRVLGSSAGDTLPVASHEVRGVQAGVGNLTAYQHLIGETGSDILPAGFIHALAFPVAMSVMNRDDFPLPLLGMIHLKNRVEQHSPVLFTEALDVTAWAENLRGHRAGTQLDVIAEVRGSGNTAIRWRGTSTYLAKGVFVPGIDKPSSPVEPVAFRAPDPTALWHLGVDTGRAYAAVSGDFNPIHLSVLSAKALGMRRSIAHGMYLASRALADVGAAKGDSFIWEVSFEAPVFLPARVALDITTVQPEGGAWRRSDYVAWNPRSGRRHFSGSVAAL is encoded by the coding sequence ATGACCGGCGTTCCCCCCGTCATCCTGGGAGAGATGCCGTCGCTGTCAAAGCTGTACGTGAACGCCGCCGCAGCAGCCGCCCGGCGTCGTGTGCTGGGATCCAGTGCCGGTGACACGTTGCCCGTTGCATCCCACGAAGTCAGGGGCGTGCAGGCCGGAGTGGGAAACCTCACGGCCTACCAGCACCTGATCGGAGAAACAGGAAGCGATATCCTCCCGGCCGGCTTTATCCATGCACTGGCTTTTCCGGTAGCCATGAGCGTTATGAACCGCGATGACTTTCCGCTGCCGCTGCTGGGCATGATCCACCTGAAAAACCGGGTGGAGCAGCACAGTCCAGTGTTGTTCACTGAAGCACTGGATGTCACTGCCTGGGCAGAGAACCTGCGGGGGCACCGCGCGGGAACCCAGCTGGACGTCATTGCCGAGGTCCGCGGCTCGGGAAACACCGCTATCCGCTGGCGGGGGACCTCCACCTACCTCGCCAAGGGTGTGTTCGTGCCGGGCATAGACAAGCCTTCGTCTCCTGTTGAGCCCGTGGCATTCAGGGCCCCGGATCCCACGGCGCTCTGGCATCTGGGGGTGGACACGGGCCGCGCCTACGCAGCTGTCTCGGGAGACTTCAATCCGATCCACCTCAGCGTGCTGTCGGCCAAGGCATTGGGTATGCGCCGCTCTATCGCGCACGGAATGTACCTGGCATCCAGGGCCCTGGCGGATGTGGGGGCGGCCAAGGGCGATTCCTTCATTTGGGAGGTCTCCTTCGAAGCACCGGTTTTCCTGCCGGCCCGCGTCGCCCTGGACATCACTACCGTCCAGCCGGAAGGCGGGGCGTGGCGCCGTTCCGACTATGTCGCCTGGAATCCGCGGTCCGGCCGCCGGCACTTCAGCGGCTCGGTCGCTGCTCTGTAG
- a CDS encoding IS1182 family transposase — MQGRDDGQRQLLDADALAGHMLPAGSVFRFLAENRHELFPDDAFADLFASGRGRPSTPADVIASVMVLQTLHNLSDRETAEALTFDLRWKAACGFGLDQGAFHPTVLTYWRRRLAKSDRPHRIFEAVTEVIAGSGALSGRRRRAIDSTILEDAVARQDTVTQLIAQIRRVGREIPGADLVVAGLSGHDYAKPGKPDIAWDDRGARDDLVSALVADALTLLSSIDAESLDDAQQETVALLALVAGQDVEPAEGSDGTDGRWRIARKVAPDRVISTVDPEARHAHKSRQKKIDGFKSHIVIEPETGLVTAAALTKAAGADNSDAARGAELIAADTSIGTGQVDVLGDSAYGSGDLLAAVTAAGHTPIIKPMPLGRAVPDGFTVDDFSIDESAKTVTCPAKITRAISAKGRVSFGGACASCPLMSRCTTAKNGRKMQIHPHDRLRREHRAKATDPEFLADYRQHRPMVERSIAWMTRGARRVPYRGVTKNNAWWMTHAAAINLKRLLNLGLTGRNGTWALG; from the coding sequence ATGCAGGGTCGCGATGATGGTCAACGTCAGCTTTTGGATGCCGATGCCCTGGCCGGGCATATGCTCCCGGCCGGGTCGGTGTTCAGGTTCCTCGCCGAGAACCGGCACGAGTTGTTCCCGGACGATGCGTTCGCGGACCTGTTCGCCTCCGGCCGCGGCCGCCCGTCGACCCCGGCGGACGTGATCGCTTCGGTCATGGTCCTGCAGACCCTCCATAATCTCTCCGACCGCGAAACCGCCGAGGCATTGACCTTTGACCTGCGGTGGAAGGCGGCGTGCGGGTTCGGCCTGGATCAGGGCGCGTTCCACCCGACGGTGTTGACGTATTGGCGCCGGCGCCTGGCGAAAAGTGACCGTCCGCACCGTATCTTCGAGGCCGTCACGGAGGTCATCGCCGGCTCGGGTGCGCTTTCCGGACGCAGGCGCCGGGCCATTGATTCAACAATCCTTGAGGACGCGGTGGCCCGGCAGGACACGGTCACCCAGTTGATCGCGCAGATCCGCCGGGTCGGCCGGGAAATCCCCGGCGCGGACCTGGTGGTAGCGGGTCTGAGCGGCCATGATTACGCCAAGCCCGGGAAACCCGACATCGCCTGGGATGACAGGGGTGCCCGGGATGATCTCGTGTCCGCGCTGGTCGCCGACGCCCTGACCCTGCTGAGCAGTATCGATGCCGAATCCCTGGACGATGCGCAGCAGGAAACGGTCGCACTCCTGGCCTTGGTCGCCGGACAGGACGTCGAACCGGCCGAAGGGTCCGACGGCACGGACGGGCGGTGGAGAATCGCCCGCAAGGTCGCCCCGGACCGGGTCATTTCCACGGTTGACCCGGAAGCCCGGCACGCGCATAAGAGCCGGCAGAAGAAGATCGACGGGTTCAAAAGCCACATCGTGATAGAGCCCGAGACCGGCCTGGTCACCGCCGCGGCCCTGACGAAAGCGGCCGGCGCGGACAACAGCGACGCGGCCCGCGGTGCCGAACTCATTGCCGCCGACACCAGCATCGGAACCGGGCAGGTCGACGTTTTGGGTGATTCAGCGTATGGCAGCGGCGATTTGCTGGCCGCTGTCACTGCCGCCGGCCATACCCCGATCATCAAACCGATGCCACTGGGCCGTGCCGTCCCCGACGGTTTCACTGTCGATGACTTCAGCATCGACGAGAGCGCGAAAACCGTGACCTGCCCGGCGAAGATCACCCGTGCGATCAGTGCGAAAGGACGGGTAAGTTTTGGTGGAGCCTGCGCATCGTGCCCGCTGATGAGCCGGTGCACGACGGCGAAGAACGGGCGGAAAATGCAGATCCACCCCCACGACCGGCTCCGCCGTGAACACCGGGCCAAGGCTACTGACCCGGAGTTCCTGGCGGACTACCGGCAACACCGGCCCATGGTCGAACGCTCGATCGCGTGGATGACCCGCGGAGCCAGACGCGTCCCTTACCGCGGGGTCACCAAGAATAATGCCTGGTGGATGACCCATGCTGCCGCAATCAACCTCAAACGACTCCTCAACCTCGGATTGACCGGCCGGAACGGGACGTGGGCACTTGGATAA
- a CDS encoding serine hydrolase domain-containing protein codes for MLISQGSVLHGYDKVRELFESFLLEDPDYSAQLAVYRNGVKVLDLSGGPHIAADSITGAYSCSKGVAAMVVGLLVQDGLLDLDRTVTHYWPEFGVHGKDRLTVRGALSHQAGLLGVEGGFALEEFTTAAAAARLAAAEPLWRPGNAFGYHALTIGILMEELCRRTTGDTLQNIYDQQIRQPYRVDFFLGLPEDQEPRYRAVMYDDDPLQPWQDPLGLDGLNGNAAVSTVMELPNQRAIRAGGMSSAGGVGSADGLARAYAAATTGVDGLAPLLTGETIRIMAQEQVWGLDRTSGLDNAFAVVFMKPHPSRNFGSHRAFGHEGANAALGFADPAYGLGFGYIPQRQEEGRTPGRAHRLAAAVRQSSSVLS; via the coding sequence ATGCTAATTTCCCAGGGATCTGTTTTGCACGGCTATGACAAGGTCAGGGAGCTGTTTGAGTCTTTCCTCCTCGAGGACCCGGACTACAGCGCGCAGCTTGCCGTCTACCGGAACGGCGTCAAAGTGCTGGACCTGAGCGGCGGCCCGCACATCGCGGCCGATTCGATCACGGGCGCTTACTCGTGCTCCAAGGGTGTCGCCGCCATGGTGGTTGGTCTGCTGGTCCAGGACGGCCTGCTGGATCTTGACCGGACGGTGACCCACTATTGGCCCGAATTCGGCGTGCACGGAAAGGACCGGCTCACAGTCCGCGGGGCGTTGTCCCACCAGGCTGGCCTGCTCGGTGTGGAGGGCGGCTTTGCCCTCGAAGAATTCACCACCGCCGCAGCGGCTGCCAGGCTGGCCGCTGCCGAGCCGCTGTGGCGCCCTGGGAACGCATTTGGCTATCATGCACTCACCATCGGGATACTGATGGAGGAACTGTGCCGGCGCACTACAGGTGACACCCTGCAGAACATCTATGATCAGCAGATCCGACAGCCGTACCGCGTCGACTTCTTCCTGGGTCTCCCCGAAGACCAGGAACCCCGGTACAGGGCCGTGATGTACGACGACGACCCCCTCCAGCCGTGGCAGGATCCGCTGGGTCTGGACGGACTTAACGGCAACGCCGCCGTAAGCACCGTTATGGAGCTTCCCAATCAACGTGCCATCCGTGCGGGTGGCATGAGCAGCGCGGGAGGGGTGGGATCGGCCGACGGGCTCGCCCGTGCCTACGCCGCCGCCACAACCGGCGTCGACGGCCTTGCACCACTCCTGACAGGGGAGACCATCCGAATCATGGCCCAGGAACAGGTGTGGGGCCTGGACCGGACGTCCGGCCTGGACAACGCCTTTGCCGTGGTGTTCATGAAACCGCATCCGTCCAGGAATTTCGGCAGCCACCGGGCATTCGGGCACGAGGGCGCCAACGCCGCTCTCGGGTTTGCCGATCCCGCCTACGGCCTGGGGTTCGGCTATATTCCGCAACGGCAGGAGGAGGGCCGGACCCCTGGTCGTGCGCACCGTCTGGCAGCTGCCGTGCGGCAGTCTTCCAGCGTCTTGTCGTAG